The Eikenella corrodens genome segment ATCCGGCCATTGTTTAACCACATCAGGCTACCTGAAAAATGAAACGCCATCCCTTATTGATTCCGCTGTCGCAAGACCACCACCACTCGCTGGCCATGTGTGCCCGTATCCTGCGCGATCCTGCCGCCGATCACCGTGCCGATTTTGCCAAGCAGAAAGATGATTTGCTGGCGCATTTTGCCGAAGAGGAAGCGCTGTTTGCGCCGTGGTGGAATAAATTGGCACAGCCGGCCATGCAACGGCGTTTTGAGGAAGAACATGCGCTGTTGCGCCGAATGCTGGCAGCGCCCGAGTTCGACAATCCCGATTGGATGAAAATGTTTGCCGAAACCCTGCGCGGCCATGCACGTTTTGAAGAGCGTGAGCTATTTCAAGCGTTTCAGGAAATCTTAGGTGAAGAGGGAGAGGCTACCTGAAATATTGTGTGGCTTGCCCAGTAGGGTTTCAGGTAGCCTTTTGGTGGTTATATCATTTAGAAAAACAAGGGCAAACAGTCGATATAGCTGTTTGCCCTTTATTGTGCACCCGATATGCGCTTAGGCTGCCGGTTGGTCGTGCAGAGTGGCTGCGTAGAAGGTGTTTTCCAGCAGGGTGGCGATGGTCATCGGGCCTACGCCGCCGGGAACAGGGGTAATCATGGAAGCGCGTTCTTTGGCGGCTTCAAAATCCACATCACCACAGAGCGTACCGTCTGCCAACCGGTTGATGCCAACATCCACCACCACAGCGCCGGATTTAATCCAGCTGCCCTGAATCAGCTTGGGTTTGCCCACGCCCACTACCACTACATCGGCTTCAGAAACTTCATGCTCCAAGTTTACGGTGAAGCGGTGGCATACGGTAACCGTGGCACCGGCCAGCAGCATTTCCAGCGCCTGCGGGCGGCCGACAATATTGGATGCACCCACAATCACCACTTTTTTGCCGCGCAGCTCCACGCCGTAAGTTTCCAATAAGGTCATCACGCCCTTAGGTGTGCATGGGCGTATCAGCGGCATTTTCACGGCCAAGCGGCCAACGTTGTAAGGATGGAAGCCGTCCACGTCTTTATCCGGCTGGATGCGCTCGATAACTGATTGGCTGTTAATGTGTGCCGGCAAAGGCAGCTGCACCAAAATACCGTCCACATCAGGGGCGGCATTGAGTTCGTCAATCAGTTGCAGCAGCTCTTCTTCGGTAGTGGACGCTGCCAATTCGTAGGAACGGGAGTCGAAACTAGCCTTTTCACAGGCAATTTTTTTGTTGTTCACATACACAACACTGGCAGGATCACTACCAACCAGCAAAACAGCCAAACACGGGGGGCGCAAGCCTTGTTTGCGCCGCTCGACCACTTTGTCGGCAAGTTTCAGCAGACGTTCGTTAGCAACGGCTTTACCATCGAGAATCTGGGCTGTCATAGGCTGTTCCTTTTCTGTCGGGTTGGGTGGGGAAGTAAAATGGACGGGCTGGATGGCTGCCTCGGGTAAAAATTAAATCATGTATTAATCTATTGATAAAAAATAAAAACACTTTACGCAGCAACATATGCTACAGCCGGCTATTTTGCTGAGATTTCAACGATTATTGGCTTGGCCATTATAGCATGTTGTTCATAACACTTTTAGATTGGAAGAGGCTTTGGCCATGTAAACTTCTTATGTATATATGTACTGATGTTGCGCAAGCATATCTTCAATTAACATACTGTTTTTTTATCATAAAACAA includes the following:
- the folD gene encoding bifunctional methylenetetrahydrofolate dehydrogenase/methenyltetrahydrofolate cyclohydrolase FolD produces the protein MTAQILDGKAVANERLLKLADKVVERRKQGLRPPCLAVLLVGSDPASVVYVNNKKIACEKASFDSRSYELAASTTEEELLQLIDELNAAPDVDGILVQLPLPAHINSQSVIERIQPDKDVDGFHPYNVGRLAVKMPLIRPCTPKGVMTLLETYGVELRGKKVVIVGASNIVGRPQALEMLLAGATVTVCHRFTVNLEHEVSEADVVVVGVGKPKLIQGSWIKSGAVVVDVGINRLADGTLCGDVDFEAAKERASMITPVPGGVGPMTIATLLENTFYAATLHDQPAA
- a CDS encoding hemerythrin domain-containing protein: MKRHPLLIPLSQDHHHSLAMCARILRDPAADHRADFAKQKDDLLAHFAEEEALFAPWWNKLAQPAMQRRFEEEHALLRRMLAAPEFDNPDWMKMFAETLRGHARFEERELFQAFQEILGEEGEAT